The Bacillus solimangrovi genomic interval CAAGAACAAGTTGGGCGTATTAAACAAGTATCAACAAATAACATCAAGTCGATTATTGTTACGAAGAAGCAAGTGTATTTCTCTCCGCTTTCATCTGTTACATTGAAACGTCGATCACAAATGATAACTGAGTTAGATCTTTTCAATGAGTAGTTTGTAGAGAAATATGAATAGTATAACTGTTC includes:
- the remB gene encoding extracellular matrix regulator RemB; this encodes MFIHLGEEIVIRSKDVVAIIDGQLLESSSIMAEFIQGQEQVGRIKQVSTNNIKSIIVTKKQVYFSPLSSVTLKRRSQMITELDLFNE